Proteins from a single region of Salipiger sp. H15:
- a CDS encoding sugar ABC transporter permease gives MTRKRVLGLGYLSPYIIGLLVFTMIPFGASLYLSFTDYNLMSAPRWTGLENYIHLFTKDRTFRRSLTVTLIYVFTTVPLKLAFALFIAYILNYKLKFINFFRTAFYVPSILGGSIAIAVLWRYIFASEGLVNMILTGLGFEAVNWFGDPQNALFTITLLRCWQFGSAMVIFLAALQSIDKSLYEAAEIDGASKAHCFIFITIPLITPVIFFNLIMQMVQAFQEFNGPYIITQGGPLKSTYLLPMYIYDEAFRRFDMGYASTLAWVLFVIIMVLTLAAFWSSKKWVYYAGDKRS, from the coding sequence ATGACGCGCAAGCGCGTGCTGGGGCTTGGCTACCTTTCGCCCTACATCATCGGACTTCTGGTCTTCACGATGATCCCCTTCGGGGCATCGCTCTATCTCAGCTTCACCGACTACAATCTCATGTCGGCGCCAAGATGGACGGGACTGGAGAACTACATCCACCTGTTCACCAAGGACCGGACCTTCCGCCGCTCGCTGACGGTGACGCTGATCTACGTGTTCACCACCGTGCCGCTGAAGCTCGCCTTCGCGCTCTTCATCGCCTACATCCTCAATTACAAGCTGAAGTTCATCAACTTCTTCCGCACCGCCTTCTACGTGCCCTCGATCCTCGGCGGGTCGATCGCCATCGCGGTGCTGTGGCGCTACATCTTCGCCTCCGAAGGGCTGGTGAACATGATCCTCACCGGGCTCGGCTTCGAGGCGGTGAACTGGTTCGGCGATCCGCAGAACGCGCTCTTCACCATCACGCTGCTGCGCTGCTGGCAGTTCGGCTCGGCCATGGTGATCTTCCTCGCGGCGCTGCAGTCGATCGACAAGTCGCTCTACGAGGCGGCCGAGATCGACGGCGCGAGCAAGGCGCACTGCTTCATCTTCATCACCATCCCGCTCATCACCCCGGTGATCTTCTTCAACCTGATCATGCAGATGGTCCAGGCGTTCCAGGAGTTCAACGGCCCCTACATCATCACCCAGGGCGGCCCGCTGAAATCCACCTACCTGCTGCCGATGTACATCTACGACGAGGCCTTCCGCCGCTTCGACATGGGCTATGCCTCGACCCTCGCCTGGGTGCTCTTCGTGATCATCATGGTGCTGACCCTCGCGGCCTTCTGGTCCTCGAAGAAGTGGGTCTACTACGCCGGCGACAAGCGGAGCTGA
- a CDS encoding helix-turn-helix transcriptional regulator, with amino-acid sequence MDEIGGSILDRVPPTALTLTLTRSAIRMQHSKLWRIVKDNPVEDLVIALEGRGEYIVGSERLSLEPGEAMLLRRGESFTGWSEGPGLYTGLAQHFTLGIYGGTDLVAQMGLRRKVRLSRWDELAPLVRSYRESAPANSVTLMQHHLFMVFLIAFVDDAFLGWRQGGAVPLDGAAAIDLAVMKAAAQISTAPLDPEVAALAVEAAPYNDDYFHRAFRDRLGRTPRQYQEYCRMERAMSLLERGMSPSQVAGEIGYPDPYYFSRAFKRQMGISPRGHQQRVKRAQDGQVMGMDERDQARALGQA; translated from the coding sequence ATGGACGAAATCGGAGGTTCAATTCTCGACCGCGTGCCGCCCACGGCGCTGACCCTGACCCTCACCCGGTCGGCGATCCGCATGCAGCATTCGAAGCTCTGGCGGATCGTGAAGGACAACCCGGTCGAGGATCTGGTCATCGCGCTGGAGGGGCGGGGCGAGTACATCGTCGGCTCCGAGCGGCTGTCGCTGGAGCCGGGCGAGGCCATGCTTCTGCGCCGGGGCGAGAGTTTCACCGGCTGGAGCGAGGGGCCGGGGCTCTACACCGGGCTGGCGCAGCATTTCACCCTGGGCATCTACGGCGGCACCGACCTCGTGGCGCAGATGGGCCTGCGCCGGAAGGTGCGGCTCAGCCGCTGGGACGAGCTGGCGCCGCTGGTGCGCAGCTACCGCGAGAGCGCGCCGGCGAACTCGGTGACGCTGATGCAGCACCACCTCTTCATGGTCTTCCTGATCGCCTTCGTCGACGATGCCTTCCTCGGCTGGCGGCAGGGCGGGGCGGTGCCGCTCGACGGGGCGGCGGCGATCGACCTCGCGGTGATGAAGGCGGCGGCGCAGATCTCGACCGCGCCGCTAGATCCCGAGGTGGCGGCGCTGGCGGTCGAGGCGGCGCCCTACAACGACGACTACTTCCACCGCGCCTTCCGCGACCGGCTCGGGCGCACGCCGCGCCAGTACCAGGAATATTGCCGGATGGAGCGCGCCATGTCGCTGCTCGAGCGCGGCATGAGCCCGTCGCAGGTGGCGGGCGAGATCGGCTACCCGGACCCCTACTATTTCAGCCGCGCCTTCAAGCGGCAGATGGGGATCAGCCCGCGCGGCCACCAGCAGCGGGTGAAGCGCGCGCAGGACGGGCAGGTCATGGGCATGGACGAGCGCGACCAGGCCCGGGCGCTGGGGCAGGCCTGA
- a CDS encoding cupin domain-containing protein has translation MSNFPVAFPDTGVARQVLADSPELMVVSFRFEKGAKGAMHHHPHVQSTYCESGRFTFFLGDESFEVKPGDSFVIPSNAKHGCECHEAGRLIDCFTPRRDDFL, from the coding sequence ATGTCCAATTTCCCCGTCGCCTTCCCCGACACCGGCGTCGCCCGCCAGGTGCTTGCCGACAGCCCCGAGCTGATGGTGGTCTCGTTCCGCTTCGAGAAGGGTGCCAAGGGCGCGATGCACCATCACCCGCACGTGCAGTCCACCTATTGCGAGAGCGGGCGCTTCACCTTCTTCCTCGGCGACGAGAGCTTCGAGGTGAAGCCGGGCGACAGTTTCGTCATCCCGTCGAACGCCAAGCACGGCTGCGAATGCCACGAGGCGGGGCGGCTCATCGACTGCTTCACGCCGCGGCGCGACGACTTCCTCTGA
- a CDS encoding FadR/GntR family transcriptional regulator: MSEQKVRTARPSRGTGKTLVEQVRDRLRAQIEGGQYAPGSRLPSEAKMTQEFEVSRTVVREAVASLRYDGLVEPRQGAGVFVLDQRPELDLPFQNIDFVRISSMIEMLELRTAVEVEAAGLAALRRSPAQEEVILKALGTLRGLAAAGESTALADFELHLAIADATNNPRFRDFLSMIGASLIPRHALNDAQDAATKPYLQAIDAEHEAIVGAIIDGDESAARLAMRLHLKGAQSRYRNLLRKTGH; the protein is encoded by the coding sequence GTGAGCGAGCAGAAAGTCAGGACGGCCCGCCCTTCCCGTGGCACCGGCAAGACGCTTGTCGAACAGGTGCGCGACCGGCTGCGGGCGCAGATCGAGGGCGGCCAGTACGCCCCCGGCAGCCGCCTGCCGAGCGAGGCGAAGATGACCCAGGAATTCGAGGTCAGCCGCACCGTGGTGCGCGAGGCGGTGGCCTCGCTGCGCTACGACGGGCTGGTCGAGCCGCGCCAGGGCGCCGGGGTCTTCGTGCTCGACCAGCGCCCCGAGCTCGACCTGCCGTTCCAGAACATCGACTTCGTGCGCATCTCCTCGATGATCGAGATGCTCGAGCTGCGCACCGCGGTCGAGGTCGAGGCCGCGGGGCTTGCCGCGCTGCGTCGCTCGCCGGCGCAGGAGGAGGTGATCCTCAAGGCGCTTGGCACCCTGCGCGGCCTTGCCGCCGCGGGCGAGTCGACCGCGCTCGCGGATTTCGAGCTGCACCTCGCCATCGCCGACGCCACCAACAACCCGCGCTTCCGCGACTTCCTGTCGATGATCGGCGCGAGCCTCATCCCGCGCCACGCGCTGAACGACGCGCAGGATGCCGCGACCAAACCCTACCTGCAGGCGATCGACGCCGAGCACGAGGCCATCGTCGGCGCGATCATCGACGGCGACGAGAGCGCCGCGCGGCTGGCCATGCGCCTGCACCTCAAGGGCGCGCAGTCGCGCTACCGCAACCTGCTGCGCAAGACCGGCCACTAG
- the kduI gene encoding 5-dehydro-4-deoxy-D-glucuronate isomerase: protein MLTVETRHAIHPTQARDMWTEELREHFLAEGMFRTGEIRLIYTHYDRFVMGGAVPGEGALTLDVVAETKTPNFLDRREMGIVNIGEAGTVEAGGQVYEMGRGDVLYLGMGSGAVTFSGAGRFYITSCPAHHTYPSKLITLADCVEVKMGASETSNKRTIKQFIHPQVMESCQLILGYTALEEGSVWNTIPSHIHDRRMEAYLYWGMDEDSRVLHLMGEPDETRHIFVANEEGVVSPSWSIHSGAGIGKYTFIWAMAGDNVDYTDMDFIQPRDLR, encoded by the coding sequence ATGCTGACCGTCGAAACCCGCCACGCCATCCATCCGACCCAGGCCCGCGACATGTGGACCGAGGAACTGCGCGAGCACTTCCTTGCAGAGGGCATGTTCCGCACCGGCGAAATCCGCCTGATCTACACCCACTACGACCGCTTCGTCATGGGCGGCGCGGTGCCCGGCGAGGGGGCCCTGACGCTCGACGTGGTGGCCGAGACCAAGACCCCGAACTTCCTCGATCGCCGCGAGATGGGCATCGTCAACATCGGCGAGGCGGGCACGGTCGAGGCCGGCGGGCAGGTCTACGAGATGGGCCGCGGCGACGTGCTCTACCTCGGCATGGGATCGGGCGCGGTGACCTTCTCGGGCGCGGGGCGGTTCTACATCACCTCCTGCCCGGCGCATCACACCTACCCGTCGAAGCTGATCACCCTCGCCGACTGCGTCGAGGTGAAGATGGGCGCGTCCGAGACCTCGAACAAGCGCACCATCAAGCAGTTCATCCACCCGCAGGTGATGGAGAGCTGCCAGCTGATCCTCGGCTACACCGCGCTGGAAGAGGGCTCGGTCTGGAACACCATCCCCAGCCACATCCACGACCGCCGCATGGAGGCCTACCTCTACTGGGGCATGGACGAGGACAGCCGCGTGCTGCACCTGATGGGCGAGCCCGACGAGACGCGCCACATCTTCGTCGCCAACGAGGAGGGCGTGGTCAGCCCGAGCTGGTCGATCCACTCGGGCGCGGGCATCGGCAAGTACACCTTCATCTGGGCGATGGCAGGCGACAACGTCGATTACACCGACATGGACTTCATCCAGCCCAGGGACCTGCGCTGA
- the kduD gene encoding 2-dehydro-3-deoxy-D-gluconate 5-dehydrogenase KduD has product MAGLFSLEGRRALVTGANTGIGQAIAVTLAAQGAAVTCVGRRACDETVGIIEAAGGTADSLLLDFADPMAAKDVFKDAGYSMLVNNAGIIRRADSVDYSEEDWDAVIDVNMKAVFFTCQAFGRELIAKGQEGAVVNIASLLSFQGGIRVPAYTASKHGVAGITKILANEWAPHGITVNAIAPGYIATNNTSALREDPERSEAILARIPAGRWGDPEDIGGTAAYLCSRAARYVTGAVLNVDGGWLAR; this is encoded by the coding sequence ATGGCGGGGCTCTTCTCGCTCGAGGGCCGGCGCGCGCTGGTGACCGGCGCCAACACCGGCATCGGCCAGGCCATCGCTGTGACGCTCGCGGCGCAGGGGGCCGCGGTGACCTGCGTCGGGCGGCGGGCCTGCGACGAGACGGTTGGGATCATCGAGGCGGCGGGCGGCACGGCGGACAGCCTGCTGCTCGACTTCGCCGATCCCATGGCGGCGAAGGACGTCTTCAAGGACGCGGGCTACTCGATGCTGGTCAACAACGCCGGGATCATCCGCCGCGCCGACAGCGTGGACTACTCGGAAGAGGACTGGGACGCGGTCATCGACGTCAACATGAAGGCGGTCTTCTTCACCTGCCAGGCCTTCGGCCGCGAGCTGATCGCCAAGGGGCAGGAGGGCGCGGTGGTCAACATCGCCTCGCTGCTCTCGTTCCAGGGCGGCATCCGGGTGCCGGCCTACACCGCCTCGAAGCACGGGGTCGCGGGGATCACCAAGATCCTCGCCAATGAATGGGCGCCGCACGGGATCACCGTCAACGCCATCGCGCCGGGCTACATCGCGACCAACAACACCAGCGCGCTGCGCGAGGATCCCGAGCGCTCCGAGGCCATCCTCGCGCGCATCCCCGCCGGGCGCTGGGGCGATCCCGAGGACATCGGCGGCACCGCCGCCTACCTCTGCTCGCGCGCGGCGCGCTACGTGACCGGCGCGGTGCTCAACGTCGACGGCGGCTGGCTGGCGCGCTGA
- a CDS encoding multiheme c-type cytochrome, translating into MPLRLAALLLPLALSLLPLPAAAQERPASQAYLGSERCITCHEAVGEAWKGSHHQLAWTAPTPDNIRANFDGTEFTLGEMSARFSLTAEGRPHVSVTERDGVTTEYDVHSVIGVEPLQQYILETEPGRLQSFDVVWDTEKGGWFHLYPAQNYAPDDGLHWTGPYKTWNSRCAACHATGFEANFDPQTRSFASTEVEIGVGCEACHGPGSAHVDWATRYQTTQEAPPPAHGFPVDMSEPAQMIEQCAGCHSRREPYTEGNPVPGTPYHDSYNLSLLREGAYEADGQILDEVYVYGSFLQSKMYAKGVSCTNCHQPHEAELIAEGNAVCAQCHSPAGNPEFPSLPLKVFDGPEHTHHPEGSAGAECKNCHMVERVYMGNDWRADHSFRIPRPDLDAETGAPDACTTCHADRDPAWAAAKLEEWFPESTHRGPHYGQVLAHGRRDPARAAPELRSLSQDGDMAGIVRATALYLLEQAGDPAEAAALEALLRDPDPLVRAAAVRLQRAAPAMERAPRIMASLSDPSRSVRMAAAQSLLDAQIAAMPPRYESALRNAFGEWQASMASRLDFPETHLQMGGMALVMRNLPAAAEAFGEATRLDPQLADAWIMQVRIAFAMGDEARGGTLLTEALGRNPDNVTLQMMRRELTGEDIDLLPPPSSE; encoded by the coding sequence ATCAGGGCCAACTTCGACGGCACCGAGTTCACGCTCGGCGAGATGAGCGCGCGCTTCAGCCTCACCGCCGAGGGCAGGCCCCATGTCAGCGTCACCGAACGCGACGGGGTGACCACCGAGTATGACGTGCATTCGGTGATCGGCGTCGAGCCGCTGCAGCAATACATCCTCGAGACCGAGCCCGGCCGGCTGCAGAGCTTCGACGTGGTCTGGGACACCGAGAAGGGCGGCTGGTTCCACCTCTACCCCGCGCAGAACTACGCCCCCGACGACGGGCTGCACTGGACCGGCCCCTACAAGACCTGGAACAGCCGCTGCGCCGCCTGCCACGCCACCGGGTTCGAGGCCAATTTCGACCCGCAGACCCGCAGCTTCGCCTCCACCGAGGTCGAGATCGGCGTCGGCTGCGAGGCCTGCCACGGCCCCGGCTCGGCGCATGTCGACTGGGCGACGCGCTACCAGACCACCCAGGAGGCCCCGCCCCCGGCCCACGGCTTCCCCGTCGACATGTCCGAGCCCGCGCAGATGATCGAGCAATGCGCCGGCTGCCACTCGCGGCGCGAGCCCTACACCGAGGGCAACCCGGTGCCCGGCACGCCCTACCACGACAGCTACAACCTCTCGCTGCTGCGCGAGGGCGCCTACGAGGCCGACGGGCAGATCCTCGACGAGGTCTATGTCTACGGCTCCTTCCTGCAATCGAAGATGTACGCCAAGGGGGTGAGCTGCACGAACTGCCACCAGCCGCACGAGGCGGAACTCATCGCCGAGGGCAACGCGGTCTGCGCCCAGTGCCACAGCCCGGCCGGCAACCCCGAGTTCCCCTCGCTGCCGCTCAAGGTCTTCGACGGGCCCGAGCACACGCATCACCCCGAGGGCTCGGCGGGGGCTGAGTGCAAGAATTGCCACATGGTCGAGCGCGTCTACATGGGCAACGACTGGCGGGCGGACCATTCCTTCCGCATCCCGCGCCCCGACCTCGACGCCGAGACCGGCGCGCCCGACGCCTGCACCACCTGCCATGCGGACCGGGACCCGGCGTGGGCCGCCGCCAAACTCGAAGAGTGGTTCCCCGAAAGCACCCATCGCGGGCCGCATTACGGCCAGGTCCTCGCCCATGGCCGCCGCGATCCCGCCCGCGCCGCGCCCGAGCTGCGCAGCCTGTCGCAGGACGGCGACATGGCCGGGATCGTCCGCGCCACGGCGCTCTACCTGCTCGAGCAGGCCGGCGATCCCGCCGAGGCCGCGGCGCTCGAGGCGCTGCTGCGCGACCCCGACCCGCTGGTGCGCGCCGCCGCCGTGCGGCTGCAGCGCGCCGCCCCGGCGATGGAACGCGCGCCGCGGATCATGGCCTCGCTGAGCGATCCGTCGCGCTCGGTGCGCATGGCGGCGGCCCAGTCGCTGCTCGACGCGCAGATCGCCGCCATGCCGCCGCGCTACGAGAGCGCGCTGCGCAACGCCTTCGGCGAATGGCAGGCCTCGATGGCGAGCCGGCTCGACTTCCCGGAAACCCACCTGCAGATGGGCGGCATGGCGCTGGTGATGCGCAACCTGCCCGCCGCCGCCGAGGCCTTCGGCGAGGCGACGCGGCTCGACCCGCAGCTGGCCGACGCCTGGATCATGCAGGTGCGCATCGCCTTCGCCATGGGCGACGAGGCGCGGGGCGGCACGCTGCTCACCGAGGCGCTGGGGCGCAACCCGGACAACGTCACGCTGCAGATGATGCGCCGCGAGCTCACCGGCGAGGACATCGACCTGCTGCCGCCGCCCTCCTCGGAGTAG